One Thermococcus kodakarensis KOD1 genomic window carries:
- a CDS encoding type VII toxin-antitoxin system HepT family RNase toxin: protein MRVELIRSKIEEILESLKLVEEHLPEDFETFQSLGLIKDGIYKRVEFAIQNVIDICAIINSDLKLGIPEKEEDVFEGLVRGGIISKGLAQKLRLMKGFRNVLVHRYGRINDELAFEALREHLDDIYEFIETIEKFLEGQK from the coding sequence ATGAGGGTTGAGCTGATACGCTCGAAGATCGAGGAAATACTAGAAAGCCTGAAGCTGGTTGAAGAGCACCTGCCAGAGGACTTCGAGACCTTCCAGTCGCTGGGTCTCATAAAGGACGGGATTTACAAGCGCGTTGAGTTTGCTATACAGAACGTCATCGATATCTGCGCAATCATAAACTCTGACCTAAAGCTGGGAATCCCTGAGAAGGAAGAGGACGTATTTGAAGGACTTGTTAGAGGAGGGATCATCTCCAAGGGGCTGGCCCAAAAGCTGAGGCTCATGAAGGGCTTTAGAAACGTCTTGGTTCATAGATACGGCAGGATAAACGATGAACTTGCCTTTGAGGCACTTCGCGAGCATCTAGATGACATTTATGAGTTC
- a CDS encoding type VII toxin-antitoxin system MntA family adenylyltransferase antitoxin, with amino-acid sequence MNLDEAVARILQLGGDKVKFIILFGSRARGDARKDSDYDLCVYYEGNEKEAFRFRVLVLGNLPDKYDVQIFQLLPLPLKRECLKGKILFCRDETFLYDLAYEVLKEWEDFKRYYYDYLGLEAIE; translated from the coding sequence ATGAACCTCGACGAGGCCGTTGCCAGAATCCTCCAGCTTGGTGGAGATAAGGTCAAGTTTATAATCCTCTTTGGCTCGAGGGCGAGGGGAGACGCTCGCAAAGACAGCGACTACGACCTCTGCGTTTATTACGAAGGGAACGAAAAGGAGGCCTTCAGGTTCAGGGTGCTCGTTCTGGGAAACCTTCCGGACAAATATGACGTTCAGATCTTCCAGCTCCTTCCTCTGCCCCTGAAAAGGGAGTGCCTCAAGGGGAAGATTCTCTTCTGTCGCGACGAGACTTTTCTCTACGACCTCGCCTATGAGGTTTTGAAGGAGTGGGAGGACTTCAAGCGCTATTATTACGACTACCTCGGCCTGGAGGCGATAGAATGA
- a CDS encoding MEMO1 family protein has product MVVRYPAVAGSFYPADEELVLMLERFFSDLGEEGNDRRITAGVAPHAGYIFSGYTASRTYKAIFEDGLPETFVILGPNHTGLGSPIAVHPPGTWITPLGEIEVDGELAREIAKISGIADLDDLAHKYEHSIEVQVPFIQYLAEKAGKEVKIVPITLGIQDEDVAEDLGRAIFEASRELGKDVVVIASTDFMHYGQIYGYVPFRARADELPHRIKEWDFRIIRRILDFDVRGMFEEIREMNHTMCGPGGVGTAIVYSRLAGAVEAELLHYTTSFEVSRSTEAVVGYASIVFRR; this is encoded by the coding sequence ATGGTGGTAAGGTATCCCGCTGTAGCTGGAAGCTTTTATCCCGCTGACGAGGAGCTAGTCCTCATGCTGGAGAGGTTCTTCAGCGACCTCGGCGAGGAGGGGAATGATAGAAGGATAACCGCAGGTGTTGCGCCTCACGCGGGCTACATATTCTCCGGCTACACGGCGAGCAGAACCTATAAGGCCATCTTTGAGGACGGTCTTCCGGAGACGTTCGTGATCCTCGGGCCGAACCACACCGGCCTCGGCTCTCCGATAGCGGTTCACCCTCCGGGCACTTGGATAACGCCGCTCGGCGAGATTGAGGTCGACGGCGAGCTTGCCAGGGAGATAGCAAAAATCTCAGGCATAGCTGACCTTGACGACCTCGCTCACAAATACGAGCACTCCATCGAGGTTCAGGTTCCGTTCATACAGTACCTCGCGGAGAAGGCAGGAAAGGAAGTCAAGATCGTCCCGATAACACTCGGTATTCAGGACGAAGACGTTGCCGAAGACCTTGGGAGGGCCATCTTCGAGGCGAGCAGGGAGCTAGGAAAGGACGTGGTGGTCATAGCGAGCACTGACTTCATGCACTACGGCCAGATCTACGGCTACGTGCCCTTCAGAGCGAGGGCGGACGAGCTCCCCCACAGGATAAAGGAGTGGGACTTCAGGATAATAAGGAGAATCCTCGACTTCGACGTAAGGGGGATGTTTGAGGAGATAAGGGAGATGAACCACACCATGTGCGGGCCTGGCGGTGTAGGGACTGCAATAGTCTACTCCCGCCTCGCTGGTGCGGTCGAGGCTGAGCTTCTCCACTACACAACGAGCTTTGAGGTGAGCCGCTCAACAGAAGCAGTTGTCGGGTACGCGAGCATAGTCTTCAGGCGCTAG
- a CDS encoding pyridoxal-phosphate dependent enzyme — protein sequence MLRCSRCGKTYPETFMLKCDCGGTLFVEREYFDFFGSLMPYLDARRYINFLPVSGNLLPPPVPAITPTVELQVGPVTALFKLDYLQPSGSFKDRGTWVTVAKLMEEGVSEVVIDSSGNAALSFALYSLPARIRVHTFVSYDAMPAKISLLQRLGAVIHFVDGDRMEVHKEAIEFAKREGITYVTHWLNPYFIEGTKLIAYETYEQVGVPDYAFAPTGSGTLFLGLWKGFRELREMGEINEAPRLVAVQAEGYESLCERSVMKNRLADGIAIPEPPRKEDMLRALEESNGLCVSVGEAETREALEWLINAGFLVEPTSAVVLAGMWKLVDSGEIPEGSKVLLPLSGSGLKITEGI from the coding sequence ATGCTCAGGTGTTCAAGGTGCGGAAAAACCTATCCTGAGACCTTCATGCTGAAGTGCGACTGCGGCGGAACGCTCTTTGTGGAGAGGGAGTACTTCGACTTCTTCGGGAGCCTCATGCCCTACCTTGATGCAAGGAGATACATCAACTTTTTGCCCGTTAGCGGTAACCTTCTTCCACCGCCAGTACCCGCCATAACGCCAACGGTTGAACTTCAGGTCGGCCCTGTTACTGCTCTCTTCAAGCTCGACTACCTCCAGCCAAGCGGCTCGTTTAAGGACAGGGGCACGTGGGTGACTGTGGCAAAGCTGATGGAGGAGGGGGTAAGTGAAGTAGTAATCGACAGCTCGGGAAACGCGGCTTTGAGCTTCGCCCTCTACTCACTTCCCGCTAGAATCCGGGTTCACACTTTCGTCTCCTATGACGCAATGCCCGCAAAGATTTCCCTACTCCAGCGGCTTGGGGCGGTGATTCACTTCGTTGATGGGGACAGAATGGAAGTTCACAAAGAGGCTATAGAGTTCGCGAAGAGGGAGGGTATAACCTACGTGACCCACTGGCTCAACCCTTACTTCATCGAGGGGACGAAGCTCATCGCCTACGAGACCTACGAGCAGGTGGGAGTTCCGGACTATGCTTTCGCCCCAACAGGTTCTGGAACGCTCTTCCTCGGTCTCTGGAAGGGCTTTAGAGAGCTTAGAGAGATGGGGGAGATAAACGAGGCCCCCCGGCTTGTAGCCGTCCAGGCAGAAGGTTACGAGAGCCTCTGCGAGCGCTCCGTAATGAAAAACCGCCTCGCCGACGGGATAGCAATTCCCGAGCCTCCGCGAAAGGAGGACATGCTCAGGGCTCTGGAGGAGAGTAACGGCCTCTGCGTGAGCGTTGGTGAGGCCGAGACGAGAGAAGCGCTTGAGTGGCTCATCAACGCGGGCTTCCTTGTAGAACCGACATCTGCCGTTGTTCTTGCTGGGATGTGGAAGCTCGTGGATTCGGGTGAAATACCCGAAGGTTCCAAAGTTCTCCTTCCCCTATCTGGTTCGGGCCTTAAAATAACCGAAGGTATTTAA
- the udp gene encoding uridine phosphorylase, which produces MVEKFVSAERPQTEEGMQYHIACKPGDVARYVLLPGDPERVPKISSLWDEAREIAFHREYRTHTGKYKGVPISVTSTGIGGPSTAIAIEELAAIGADTFIRVGSTGAIQPGIEIGDLIIAKAAVRLEGTSKQYVRVEYPAVADLEVTLALIEAAESLGVRYHIGITASTDSFYLGQGRPGLNGYFPSFARNLVDDLRQARVTNFEMEAATLYTLANIYGLRAGCVCAVFANRVTNEFGKAGEKEAALVASEAVKILAEWDEEKERAGKRVWHPGMRG; this is translated from the coding sequence ATGGTCGAGAAGTTCGTTTCCGCAGAGAGACCGCAGACCGAGGAAGGAATGCAGTACCATATAGCCTGCAAGCCGGGCGATGTTGCTCGCTACGTCCTTCTTCCGGGCGATCCAGAGAGAGTACCCAAGATAAGCTCGCTCTGGGATGAGGCGAGGGAGATAGCATTCCACAGGGAGTACAGGACGCACACCGGAAAGTACAAAGGAGTGCCGATAAGCGTTACCTCAACGGGCATAGGCGGGCCATCAACCGCTATAGCCATCGAAGAGCTTGCGGCGATAGGGGCGGACACCTTCATCCGCGTTGGCTCCACGGGTGCAATACAGCCCGGGATTGAGATAGGAGACCTCATCATAGCGAAAGCTGCTGTTAGGCTTGAGGGAACTTCAAAACAGTACGTAAGGGTCGAATATCCTGCCGTTGCAGACCTTGAGGTCACCCTCGCCCTCATAGAGGCCGCCGAAAGCCTTGGAGTGAGATACCACATAGGAATAACGGCTTCAACCGACAGCTTCTACCTCGGACAGGGTAGGCCAGGGCTGAACGGCTACTTCCCAAGCTTTGCCAGGAACCTCGTTGACGACCTCAGACAGGCCCGCGTGACGAACTTCGAAATGGAGGCCGCGACTCTCTACACGCTCGCCAACATCTACGGGCTCAGGGCGGGCTGTGTGTGCGCAGTATTCGCCAACAGGGTAACAAACGAGTTCGGTAAGGCGGGCGAGAAGGAGGCTGCTTTGGTCGCGAGTGAGGCCGTCAAGATACTCGCGGAGTGGGACGAGGAAAAGGAGAGGGCCGGAAAGAGGGTATGGCACCCTGGCATGAGGGGTTGA
- a CDS encoding FAD-dependent oxidoreductase: MKYDVVVIGGSAGGLTAAISAKRFYPDKSVLVIKKEDVSMIPCGIPYIFGTLRSVEDDVLPTERFLKPLGIDVLVDEVTEINPKSKTLLTKSGREIGWEKLVLATGSRPQIPDIPGVELEGVYTVSKDYHYLKELKKRVEDAEKVVIIGGGFIALEVGDEIRKLGKDVTIVVRSRLLRNSFDPEFSEMIENRLKEVGINVVYGHVERLVGRERVEGVKLVEGGEIPADLVILSTGYRPNVELAVKTGLKVTRYGIWTDEYMRTSCPDIFAVGDCVEHRDFFTGKPFPLMLASTATFEARIAGANLFKLQIVRENRRTIGAYSTHVAGLTLAAAGLTEEAAKREGFEVIVGRATGPDRHPAKFEDTSMVTVKLIFSRDRGAILGAQLAGGKSVGEMINVLALAIQKRLTASELYTLQIATHPLLTASPVGYQILQAAEDALAKLRAGA, encoded by the coding sequence ATGAAGTACGATGTGGTTGTTATAGGTGGAAGTGCTGGCGGTCTAACGGCTGCGATCTCTGCCAAGAGGTTCTATCCCGACAAAAGCGTCCTCGTGATCAAGAAAGAGGACGTTTCCATGATTCCTTGCGGGATTCCGTACATCTTCGGTACCCTGAGGAGCGTTGAGGATGATGTTCTCCCAACGGAGAGGTTTCTCAAACCCCTCGGCATCGACGTTCTGGTTGATGAGGTCACGGAAATAAATCCCAAGTCCAAGACACTCCTGACGAAGTCAGGGAGAGAGATAGGCTGGGAAAAGCTCGTTCTGGCGACTGGTTCGAGACCCCAGATCCCTGACATCCCCGGCGTTGAGCTTGAGGGTGTGTACACCGTCTCCAAGGACTACCACTACCTCAAAGAGCTCAAGAAGAGAGTAGAGGATGCCGAGAAGGTTGTCATTATCGGCGGCGGTTTCATAGCCCTTGAAGTTGGGGACGAGATCAGAAAGCTCGGGAAGGACGTTACGATAGTTGTCAGAAGCAGGCTGTTGAGAAACTCTTTCGACCCCGAATTCAGTGAGATGATCGAGAACAGGCTCAAGGAAGTTGGAATAAACGTTGTTTACGGGCACGTGGAGAGGCTAGTCGGCAGAGAGCGCGTTGAAGGTGTCAAGCTCGTCGAAGGTGGGGAAATCCCCGCCGATCTGGTAATTCTCTCAACGGGCTACCGCCCAAACGTTGAGCTGGCAGTAAAAACAGGTCTAAAAGTTACAAGATACGGCATCTGGACTGACGAGTACATGAGAACCTCCTGCCCGGACATATTCGCCGTCGGCGACTGCGTCGAGCACAGGGACTTCTTTACAGGAAAGCCCTTCCCTCTGATGCTAGCCTCAACGGCAACCTTCGAGGCGAGGATAGCAGGGGCGAACCTCTTTAAGCTCCAGATAGTCAGGGAGAACAGGAGGACAATAGGCGCTTACTCCACCCACGTTGCTGGCTTGACCTTAGCCGCCGCAGGACTAACTGAGGAAGCCGCCAAGAGAGAGGGCTTTGAGGTCATTGTTGGACGGGCTACTGGCCCCGACAGACATCCAGCAAAGTTCGAGGATACTTCGATGGTAACGGTCAAGCTTATATTCTCCAGGGACAGGGGGGCCATTCTGGGTGCCCAGCTAGCCGGTGGAAAGAGCGTTGGCGAGATGATCAACGTTCTTGCACTGGCCATACAGAAGAGGCTTACGGCTAGCGAGCTCTACACCCTCCAGATAGCGACTCACCCGCTCCTCACGGCTTCTCCAGTCGGATACCAGATACTCCAGGCAGCGGAGGATGCACTGGCGAAGCTGAGAGCGGGGGCCTGA
- the mtnP gene encoding S-methyl-5'-thioadenosine phosphorylase — MPRIAIIGGSGVYDPALLTNIREETVETPYGTVKVKIGEYNGEEIVFLARHGEGHSVPPHKINYRANIWALYELGVERILSTSAVGSLNLDMKPGDFVILDQLMDFTKTRHYTFYDGEESPHDRKFVAHVDFTEPYCPELRKALMNAARELGFTYHPMGTYACMEGPRFETRAEIRALKILGADVVGMTQCPEAALARELEMCYASVAIVTNYAAGISPNKLTHTEVVELMAQKSNEIKLLLMKAIEYIPKERRCPCKDALKGATGE, encoded by the coding sequence ATGCCAAGGATAGCGATAATAGGCGGTTCTGGAGTTTACGACCCCGCACTTCTAACCAACATCAGGGAAGAGACCGTTGAAACACCCTACGGAACGGTCAAAGTCAAGATCGGCGAGTACAACGGCGAGGAAATAGTATTTCTCGCCAGGCACGGTGAGGGACACAGCGTTCCACCGCACAAGATAAACTACCGTGCGAACATCTGGGCCCTCTACGAGCTCGGCGTCGAGAGGATTCTTTCGACTTCGGCTGTTGGTTCTCTCAACCTAGACATGAAGCCCGGTGACTTCGTAATCCTCGACCAGCTCATGGACTTTACCAAGACCAGACACTACACCTTCTACGACGGTGAAGAAAGCCCGCACGATAGAAAGTTCGTGGCCCATGTGGACTTTACTGAACCCTACTGTCCCGAGCTGAGGAAAGCCCTGATGAACGCCGCCAGGGAGCTGGGCTTTACATATCACCCCATGGGAACTTATGCCTGCATGGAAGGGCCCCGCTTTGAGACGAGGGCTGAGATAAGGGCGCTAAAGATCCTCGGGGCCGACGTCGTTGGAATGACCCAGTGTCCGGAGGCAGCACTCGCGAGGGAGCTTGAGATGTGCTACGCGAGCGTTGCCATAGTCACCAACTACGCCGCTGGCATAAGCCCCAACAAGCTCACTCACACGGAAGTGGTCGAGCTTATGGCCCAGAAGTCCAACGAGATAAAGCTCCTGCTCATGAAGGCCATCGAGTACATTCCAAAGGAAAGAAGGTGCCCCTGCAAGGATGCACTGAAGGGCGCGACCGGTGAGTAG